One genomic window of Devosia salina includes the following:
- a CDS encoding thiamine/thiamine pyrophosphate ABC transporter permease ThiP: MLTLPRRPIRIASAAILTLVIAALIAAVLWAILAAATDAASGSRIDIAHLLRMTALQAGLTTVLSLAVGIAVAWALNRLRFAGRDLVVGLFAAAIVTPGMVVAFGLLSIWGRNGWINQVANALFGIQFESPAYGLSGILLAHVVLDGAFAARILLARLDAIPQSRLKVGQSLALGAVQRFTLIDWPALRGSLPGLGAIIFLLAFTSFPIVLLLGGGPANQTLEVAIYTAVRLDFDLVGAVRLALTQIGVCSVVILLASVFTPVPSALSRSTPPRWRDRRAVRALQWLVLVLAGVGFALPLVSVLYDGLAGGLLRVLGQAGFWRATATSVVIGTASALLTLVLALLLALGRSATGHPLGRTLLGIPAFAYLAVPAVVLSLGFFLLVRTLGVPIGTAAPVVVVIANSLLSLPFAVATLGPPLEAIMATRGKLIRSLGLSGWQQFIAIEYPLLGRDIGLMLALAFCFSLGDLGVIALFGTQDFQTLPLMMYRALGSYRSNDAAAIAALLLIFTIAAFVGLPRLVERIAHAPRR, encoded by the coding sequence ATGCTGACCCTGCCACGCCGCCCCATCCGCATTGCGTCGGCCGCGATCCTCACGCTCGTCATCGCGGCGCTGATCGCGGCGGTGCTGTGGGCGATCCTGGCGGCGGCCACGGATGCGGCGAGTGGTTCACGCATCGACATTGCGCATCTGTTGCGGATGACGGCGCTGCAGGCGGGCCTCACAACCGTGCTGTCCCTCGCGGTCGGCATCGCCGTGGCCTGGGCGCTCAACCGGCTGCGCTTCGCCGGGCGCGACCTGGTCGTGGGCCTGTTTGCCGCCGCCATTGTGACGCCGGGCATGGTGGTGGCCTTCGGGCTCCTCTCCATCTGGGGGCGCAATGGCTGGATCAACCAGGTCGCCAATGCGCTGTTCGGCATCCAGTTCGAGAGCCCCGCCTATGGCCTTTCGGGCATATTGCTGGCCCATGTGGTGCTCGACGGCGCCTTTGCCGCCCGCATCCTCTTGGCGCGGCTCGATGCTATCCCGCAGAGCCGGCTCAAGGTCGGGCAATCGCTTGCCCTTGGCGCGGTGCAGCGTTTCACCCTCATCGACTGGCCGGCGCTGCGCGGCAGCCTGCCGGGGCTTGGGGCCATCATTTTCCTCCTGGCCTTCACCAGCTTCCCCATCGTGCTGCTGCTGGGCGGTGGGCCGGCCAACCAGACGCTGGAAGTGGCGATCTATACCGCCGTAAGGCTCGATTTCGACCTGGTCGGGGCGGTGCGGCTGGCCCTGACCCAGATCGGGGTCTGTTCGGTGGTCATCCTTCTCGCCTCGGTGTTCACCCCGGTGCCGTCGGCCCTCTCCCGTTCGACCCCGCCACGCTGGCGCGACCGCCGGGCCGTGCGGGCGCTGCAATGGCTGGTCCTGGTGCTGGCCGGCGTAGGCTTCGCCCTGCCGCTGGTTTCGGTGCTCTATGACGGGCTGGCCGGCGGGCTCCTGCGGGTCCTCGGGCAGGCCGGCTTCTGGCGCGCGACCGCAACCAGCGTCGTCATCGGCACGGCCTCGGCGCTCCTGACCCTGGTGCTGGCGCTGCTTCTGGCATTGGGGCGCAGCGCGACTGGACACCCGCTCGGGCGGACGCTGCTGGGCATTCCCGCTTTCGCCTATCTCGCCGTGCCGGCCGTGGTGCTGTCGTTGGGCTTCTTCCTCCTGGTGCGGACCCTTGGGGTCCCGATCGGCACTGCGGCACCCGTGGTGGTGGTGATCGCCAACAGCCTCCTCTCGCTGCCCTTCGCCGTCGCCACGCTGGGACCGCCGCTCGAAGCGATCATGGCTACGCGCGGCAAGCTGATCCGGTCCCTGGGCCTCAGCGGCTGGCAACAATTCATAGCCATCGAATACCCGCTGCTGGGGCGCGATATCGGGCTGATGCTGGCGCTCGCCTTCTGCTTTTCGCTGGGCGACCTTGGCGTCATTGCCCTGTTCGGTACGCAGGACTTCCAGACCCTGCCGCTGATGATGTATCGCGCGCTGGGTTCGTATCGCAGCAATGATGCGGCGGCCATCGCCGCGCTGTTGCTGATCTTCACCATTGCCGCCTTTGTCGGCCTGCCGCGCCTCGTCGAAAGGATCGCCCATGCTCCGCGCCGATGA
- a CDS encoding thiamine diphosphokinase, producing the protein MQSPLPSSSKVLLSFDRPLAIVGGGTVDSALLHELAARNVALIGADGGGNTIGAAGLVPEAILGDLDSIEDRAGWETRTRVIHIPEQITTDFQKALYSTSAPVTLALGMTGRRLDHTLAALSALHEVAQHRRVILVDETDVALAVSGPFAFEAAARERISVHPLVPIVFERTEGLFYPMDDLLLDPAGRLGTSNEGLGGHVEIVPRDDTPWLLILGRERLWDLVEMCLTSAPLPSA; encoded by the coding sequence GTGCAATCCCCCCTCCCTTCAAGCAGCAAGGTGCTGCTCAGTTTTGATCGGCCGCTGGCCATAGTCGGCGGCGGCACGGTGGATTCCGCCCTGTTGCATGAGCTGGCGGCGCGCAATGTCGCGCTGATCGGCGCCGATGGCGGCGGCAACACCATTGGCGCCGCAGGCCTCGTGCCCGAGGCGATCCTGGGCGATCTTGATTCGATCGAAGATCGCGCCGGCTGGGAAACCCGCACCCGGGTCATCCACATTCCCGAGCAGATCACCACGGACTTTCAGAAGGCGCTCTATTCCACCTCGGCGCCGGTGACCCTGGCACTGGGCATGACCGGCAGGCGGCTCGACCACACCCTGGCGGCGCTCAGTGCCCTGCACGAAGTGGCGCAGCACCGGCGGGTCATCCTTGTCGACGAGACCGATGTGGCGCTGGCCGTATCCGGCCCCTTCGCCTTCGAGGCCGCGGCCCGGGAGCGGATTTCCGTCCATCCGCTGGTGCCGATTGTCTTCGAGCGCACCGAGGGCCTGTTCTATCCCATGGACGACCTGCTGCTCGATCCGGCAGGGCGGCTGGGCACGTCCAATGAGGGCCTTGGCGGGCACGTCGAGATCGTACCCCGGGATGACACGCCCTGGCTGCTGATCCTGGGACGGGAACGGTTGTGGGACCTGGTGGAGATGTGCCTGACGTCTGCGCCCTTACCCTCCGCATGA
- a CDS encoding ABC transporter ATP-binding protein has protein sequence MTDQAVSAASDPDKIVSEVKSAPRQLQPLRRLLPFLLRYPVRLALTILFLLISAISSLAIPAILGGAIDEGFVAQNIDMVGQYGWLIIGIAAIMAVASGARFYFISVIGERVVADLRQAVFSHLLRLETRYFDTHRVGELTSRLNGDTVSIRNAVGSSFSLALRSMVTIIGALAMMILTSPVLTLAVVVALPAILIPVMVYARRLRGMSRRTQDALADLSAMATEMLGANRTVKSFTQEEVQAVHYNVSSETSYRAEVKRLGARAFLVGLVIFLGTASLVGLVWWGARSVFEGSVTAGQLAQFLVYALMASGALTNVSEVLGNLQSVAGATERLTEILDTDAEIVDPAVPVALPEPPLGTVTFDKVSFSYGGQGGDNVLSNVSFSVGKGETVALVGPSGSGKSTTLSLLQRFYDVNAGTISVDGVDIRKVRLSDLRQRFAYVEQEPIIFAGTIAENIRFGKPDAGMDEVIAAAKAALVDDFVADLPKGYDTVVGERGVMLSGGQKQRLAIARAILKNAPILLLDEATSALDAQSERLVQLALEHLMEGRTTLVIAHRLATIRDANTILVLDGGEIIDKGTHDQLVAKGGRYAELAKLQFRLAEAV, from the coding sequence ATGACAGATCAGGCCGTTTCGGCAGCATCGGACCCCGACAAGATCGTTTCTGAAGTCAAGTCCGCGCCGCGGCAGCTCCAGCCCCTGCGGCGCCTGCTGCCGTTCCTGCTGCGCTATCCGGTGCGGCTGGCGCTGACCATTCTGTTCCTCCTGATCTCGGCCATTTCCTCGCTGGCCATTCCCGCCATTCTGGGTGGCGCGATCGATGAGGGCTTCGTGGCCCAGAATATCGATATGGTGGGTCAATATGGCTGGCTGATCATCGGCATCGCCGCCATCATGGCCGTGGCCAGCGGCGCCCGCTTCTATTTCATCTCGGTCATTGGCGAGCGCGTCGTGGCCGATCTCCGCCAGGCGGTGTTTTCCCATCTGCTGCGCCTCGAAACGCGCTATTTCGACACCCATCGGGTGGGCGAACTGACCAGCCGCCTCAATGGCGATACCGTGTCGATCCGCAATGCCGTGGGGTCGAGCTTCTCGCTGGCCCTGCGCTCCATGGTCACCATCATTGGCGCGCTCGCCATGATGATCCTGACCAGCCCCGTGCTGACGCTGGCCGTGGTCGTGGCGCTGCCCGCCATTCTCATTCCGGTCATGGTCTATGCGCGGCGGCTGCGCGGCATGTCGCGCCGGACCCAGGATGCGCTGGCGGACCTGTCGGCCATGGCCACCGAAATGCTGGGGGCCAATCGCACAGTCAAATCCTTCACCCAGGAAGAGGTGCAGGCGGTCCACTACAATGTGAGCAGCGAGACCAGCTATCGGGCCGAGGTCAAGCGCCTGGGCGCCCGCGCCTTTCTGGTGGGCCTGGTCATCTTCCTGGGCACGGCCTCGCTGGTGGGCCTCGTCTGGTGGGGCGCCCGCTCGGTCTTCGAGGGCTCGGTCACGGCGGGGCAATTGGCCCAGTTCCTCGTTTATGCCCTCATGGCCTCGGGGGCGCTGACCAATGTGTCCGAAGTGCTGGGGAACCTGCAAAGCGTGGCCGGCGCCACCGAGCGGCTGACCGAAATTCTCGATACCGATGCGGAGATCGTCGATCCGGCCGTCCCCGTGGCGCTGCCCGAGCCGCCGCTGGGCACCGTGACCTTCGACAAGGTCAGCTTTTCCTATGGCGGGCAGGGCGGCGACAATGTCCTGAGCAATGTCAGCTTCTCGGTCGGCAAGGGGGAGACCGTGGCGCTGGTCGGGCCGTCCGGCTCGGGCAAGTCGACGACGCTGTCGCTGTTGCAGCGCTTCTACGATGTCAATGCAGGCACCATTTCGGTCGATGGCGTGGATATTCGCAAGGTTCGGCTCAGCGACCTCCGGCAGCGCTTCGCCTATGTGGAGCAGGAGCCGATCATCTTTGCCGGCACCATTGCCGAGAACATCCGCTTCGGCAAACCCGATGCCGGCATGGACGAGGTGATCGCCGCCGCCAAGGCAGCGCTGGTCGATGACTTCGTCGCCGACCTCCCCAAGGGCTATGACACGGTGGTGGGCGAGCGCGGCGTCATGCTCTCGGGCGGGCAGAAGCAGCGCCTCGCCATCGCCCGGGCCATTCTCAAGAACGCGCCCATCCTGCTGCTCGACGAGGCGACCTCGGCGCTCGACGCGCAGTCGGAGCGGCTGGTGCAATTGGCGCTGGAGCACCTGATGGAGGGCCGCACCACGCTGGTCATCGCCCATCGCCTGGCCACTATCCGGGACGCCAATACCATCCTCGTGCTCGATGGCGGCGAGATCATCGACAAGGGCACCCATGACCAGCTCGTGGCCAAGGGCGGCCGCTATGCCGAACTCGCCAAGCTGCAATTCCGGCTGGCCGAGGCGGTTTAG
- a CDS encoding YnfA family protein yields MAFLLFFGAAIFEIGGCYLIWLAMRNGQPWLWVPAVLALGLFGYLLSLAGTDSAGRVFAIYGGIYIVTSVAFTTGFEGIRPDRWDLFGVGLALAGAAVIFFAPRGG; encoded by the coding sequence ATGGCGTTCCTGCTGTTTTTCGGCGCCGCCATTTTCGAGATCGGCGGCTGCTACCTGATCTGGCTGGCCATGCGCAATGGCCAGCCCTGGCTCTGGGTGCCCGCTGTGCTGGCCCTGGGCTTGTTCGGCTATCTGCTCTCGCTGGCCGGCACCGACAGCGCCGGCCGCGTCTTCGCCATCTATGGCGGTATCTATATCGTGACGTCCGTGGCCTTCACGACCGGCTTCGAGGGCATACGCCCGGATCGCTGGGACCTGTTCGGCGTGGGGCTGGCGCTGGCTGGGGCGGCCGTCATCTTTTTTGCGCCGCGCGGGGGCTGA
- a CDS encoding DMT family transporter: MTKPHPQQNSGIFARVLDQPYLLLILAPLFWGGNVVAAKLTVGQIDPFLLLASRCVLATSFILPFAWPHLRGDLGVIRRFWPVLMAYGAVGYALFNGFLYLGLQTTTAVNSAIEQGSLPMLILGANFIIFRVRAKPIQIIGVLLAITGVMLTATHGDLARILTLDINIGDGFVMLACLAYTTYTLALRFRPKMHILSFMAVSFSGAAITAVIMLAFSPDGLGQVATLGSAPPVVWAVIAYVAVFPSMFSQVAYARGVELVGANRAAPSHNLIPVFGTLGSVIILGETLEAYHFIAAAIIFGGILLAEWAARRSALRSAP, from the coding sequence ATGACAAAGCCGCACCCACAGCAAAATAGCGGCATATTCGCCCGCGTCCTGGATCAACCCTATCTGCTTCTGATTCTGGCCCCGCTGTTCTGGGGTGGCAATGTGGTGGCCGCCAAGCTCACCGTGGGGCAGATCGATCCGTTCCTGCTGCTGGCCAGCCGCTGCGTGCTCGCCACCAGTTTCATCCTCCCGTTTGCCTGGCCGCATCTGCGCGGCGACCTCGGGGTGATACGCCGTTTCTGGCCGGTGCTGATGGCCTATGGTGCAGTCGGCTATGCGCTGTTCAACGGCTTTCTCTATCTGGGGCTGCAGACGACGACGGCGGTCAATTCGGCGATCGAGCAGGGCTCGCTGCCCATGCTGATCCTGGGCGCCAATTTCATCATCTTCCGGGTGCGGGCCAAGCCAATCCAGATCATCGGGGTGCTGCTGGCGATCACCGGCGTGATGCTGACGGCAACCCATGGCGATCTGGCGCGCATCTTGACGCTCGACATCAATATCGGCGACGGCTTCGTCATGCTCGCATGCCTGGCCTATACCACCTATACCCTCGCCCTGCGCTTCCGCCCCAAAATGCACATTCTGAGCTTCATGGCGGTCAGCTTTTCCGGTGCGGCAATCACCGCCGTCATCATGCTGGCCTTCTCGCCGGACGGGCTCGGGCAGGTGGCGACGCTGGGTTCGGCGCCGCCGGTGGTCTGGGCAGTGATTGCCTATGTGGCGGTGTTTCCGTCCATGTTCAGCCAGGTCGCCTATGCGCGCGGCGTTGAACTGGTGGGCGCCAATCGCGCTGCGCCCAGCCACAACCTCATCCCGGTGTTCGGGACACTGGGCTCGGTGATCATTCTGGGCGAAACGCTCGAGGCCTACCACTTCATCGCCGCCGCCATCATCTTTGGCGGTATCCTGCTGGCCGAATGGGCGGCAAGGCGCAGCGCTCTACGCAGTGCTCCGTAG
- the rpmE gene encoding 50S ribosomal protein L31 codes for MKTDIHPDYHTINVVMTDGTTYQTRSTWGKEGDTLQLDIDPKTHPAWTGGTGQLMDRGGRVSRFKERFKGLGI; via the coding sequence ATGAAGACCGATATCCACCCCGACTACCACACCATCAACGTGGTCATGACCGACGGCACCACCTACCAGACCCGCTCGACCTGGGGCAAGGAAGGCGACACGCTGCAGCTCGACATCGACCCCAAGACCCACCCCGCCTGGACCGGCGGCACGGGCCAGCTGATGGACCGCGGCGGCCGCGTCTCGCGCTTCAAGGAGCGCTTCAAGGGCCTCGGCATCTAA
- a CDS encoding ATP-binding cassette domain-containing protein encodes MLRADDLVFAYPGQTRPYRFTLEAEPGVVTAISGASGSGKSTLLDLLAGFILPTSGSLSLDGVGLLPLPPETRPVSLLLQADNLFEHLSAEDNAALGLPRGTSRDEGRQKVAAALSEVGLAGFEAKPTSTLSGGQKQRVALARTLLRNRPVLLLDEPFSALDDETRKTTRDLVGELTRRHGWHTILVSHHADDIAALAGRHYRIIDGGLERV; translated from the coding sequence ATGCTCCGCGCCGATGACCTGGTCTTTGCCTATCCGGGGCAGACGAGACCCTATCGCTTCACCCTCGAGGCGGAGCCGGGCGTGGTCACCGCCATTTCCGGGGCCAGCGGCTCGGGCAAGTCGACCCTGCTCGACCTCCTCGCCGGATTTATCCTCCCCACCAGCGGATCGCTCAGTCTGGATGGCGTCGGCCTGCTGCCGCTCCCGCCCGAGACACGACCCGTGTCCCTGTTGCTGCAGGCCGACAATCTGTTCGAACACCTGAGCGCCGAGGACAATGCCGCCCTCGGATTGCCGCGCGGCACATCGCGAGACGAGGGTCGGCAGAAGGTGGCGGCGGCCCTGTCCGAGGTCGGGCTGGCGGGCTTTGAGGCAAAGCCGACCTCGACCCTGTCCGGCGGGCAGAAGCAACGCGTGGCATTGGCACGAACGCTGCTGCGCAACCGGCCGGTGCTGCTGCTGGACGAACCGTTTTCGGCACTCGACGACGAGACCCGCAAGACCACGCGGGACCTGGTGGGCGAACTCACCCGGCGCCATGGCTGGCACACCATTCTCGTCAGCCACCATGCCGACGATATCGCCGCGCTGGCGGGCCGGCACTATCGCATCATCGATGGCGGCCTGGAGCGCGTCTAG
- the thiB gene encoding thiamine ABC transporter substrate binding subunit, translating into MVKSSSLALAVLLAGLSGSAIAQDKPVLTIYTYDGFASEWGPGVPLKEGFEATCGCTVNWVAADSSIGTLRKVQLEGESTEADIVLGLDTAIAGEARDTGLFADHGLELDHLDLPTAWTDAQFVPFDYSHFAFMWDTDRMDAPPASFEELIALPEDVKIAIQDPRSATPGLGLLLWVKAAYGDRAPEIWAGLKPHILTITREWSESYALFLDGEADMVLSYTTSPAYHILDEGDHTIKAALFEEGHFAQIEVAGILKSSPHQDLARDFLAYLTSVEGQKVIPTTNWMFPVVDLGGDLDPAFADLPQPDKTLRLNEAEITANSSAWIEEMLAAVQ; encoded by the coding sequence ATGGTCAAATCCTCCTCGCTGGCGCTTGCGGTCCTTCTTGCCGGATTGTCCGGCAGCGCAATCGCTCAGGACAAGCCCGTCCTCACCATCTACACCTATGACGGCTTCGCCTCCGAATGGGGGCCAGGCGTTCCCCTCAAGGAAGGCTTCGAAGCCACTTGCGGCTGCACCGTCAACTGGGTGGCCGCCGACTCGTCCATCGGCACGTTGCGCAAGGTGCAGCTCGAGGGTGAAAGCACCGAGGCCGATATCGTCCTGGGGCTCGATACCGCCATTGCCGGGGAAGCCCGCGACACCGGCCTCTTCGCCGATCATGGCCTTGAGCTCGATCATCTCGACCTGCCGACGGCATGGACCGATGCGCAATTCGTGCCGTTCGACTATTCGCATTTCGCCTTCATGTGGGACACCGACCGCATGGACGCGCCGCCGGCCTCGTTCGAGGAGCTGATTGCGCTGCCCGAGGACGTCAAGATCGCCATCCAGGACCCGCGTTCGGCCACGCCGGGCCTGGGGCTGCTGCTCTGGGTCAAGGCCGCCTATGGCGATCGTGCGCCGGAAATCTGGGCCGGTCTCAAGCCGCATATCCTCACCATCACGCGCGAATGGAGCGAGAGCTATGCGCTGTTCCTCGATGGCGAGGCGGACATGGTGCTCTCCTACACCACCTCGCCGGCCTATCACATCCTCGATGAGGGTGATCACACCATCAAGGCGGCGCTGTTCGAGGAGGGGCATTTTGCCCAGATCGAGGTCGCCGGCATTCTCAAGTCGTCGCCGCATCAGGACCTGGCGCGGGATTTCCTGGCCTATCTGACCTCGGTCGAAGGCCAGAAGGTCATCCCCACCACCAATTGGATGTTCCCGGTGGTGGATCTGGGGGGCGATCTCGATCCGGCCTTCGCGGACCTGCCGCAGCCGGACAAGACGCTGCGCCTCAACGAAGCCGAAATCACCGCCAATTCCTCGGCCTGGATCGAGGAAATGCTGGCGGCGGTGCAGTAG
- a CDS encoding YciI family protein, which produces MFILSLTYIVPLDRVDAHIGPHMDWVARGYEAGIFLASGRKEPRTGGVILAHGDRPSLEALVATDPFVTAGAAQYELTEIVLSRTAAGLEALKG; this is translated from the coding sequence ATGTTCATCCTGTCGCTCACCTATATCGTCCCGCTCGACCGGGTCGACGCGCATATCGGGCCGCATATGGATTGGGTCGCCAGGGGCTATGAGGCGGGCATTTTCCTCGCTTCGGGACGCAAGGAGCCGCGCACAGGTGGCGTCATCCTGGCACACGGGGACCGGCCATCGCTTGAGGCATTGGTCGCCACCGACCCCTTCGTGACCGCAGGCGCCGCGCAATACGAATTGACGGAAATCGTGCTCAGCCGCACCGCAGCCGGGCTCGAGGCGCTCAAAGGCTGA
- a CDS encoding adenylosuccinate synthase yields the protein MANVVVVGSQWGDEGKGKIVDWLSERADVVVRFHGGHNAGHTLVIDGVSYKLALLPSGLVQGKLSVIGNGVVVDPHHFVQEMAKLRGQGVKITPEVLRIADNAPLILSLHRELDGIREDANSGLKIGTTRRGIGPAYEDKVGRRAIRLVDLSEPDTLMPKIERLLTHHNALRRGMGLNEISAQAIFDELTSIASEILPFMDQVWRVLEDKRKAGARILFEGAQGALLDNDHGTYPFVTSSNTVAGQAAAGSGLGPTAIGYVLGITKAYTTRVGEGPFPCELDDEIGKHLAVVGREVGVNTGRPRRCGWFDAVLVRQTVKTSGITGIALTKLDVLDGLKEIKVCVGYELDGSRIDYLPASMGAQARVKPIYETLEGWSETTAGARSWAELPAQAVKYVRYIEELIGAPVALLSTSPERADTILVVDPFQD from the coding sequence ATGGCGAATGTGGTTGTCGTCGGCTCGCAATGGGGCGACGAGGGCAAGGGCAAGATCGTGGACTGGCTTTCGGAGCGCGCCGACGTCGTCGTGCGCTTCCATGGCGGTCATAATGCCGGCCATACCCTGGTCATCGACGGGGTCAGCTACAAGCTGGCGCTGCTGCCCTCGGGCCTGGTGCAGGGCAAGCTCTCGGTAATTGGCAATGGCGTGGTCGTCGACCCGCACCACTTTGTCCAGGAAATGGCCAAGCTGCGCGGCCAGGGCGTCAAGATCACCCCCGAAGTGCTGCGCATCGCCGACAATGCCCCGCTGATCCTCTCGCTCCACCGCGAGCTGGACGGGATCCGCGAGGACGCCAATTCCGGTCTCAAGATCGGCACCACCCGCCGCGGCATCGGCCCGGCCTATGAGGACAAGGTCGGCCGCCGCGCCATCCGCCTGGTCGACCTTTCCGAACCCGATACGCTGATGCCCAAGATCGAGCGGCTCTTGACCCATCACAATGCGCTCCGGCGCGGCATGGGGCTCAATGAAATTTCGGCCCAGGCCATCTTTGACGAGCTGACCTCGATCGCTTCGGAAATCCTGCCCTTCATGGACCAGGTCTGGCGCGTGCTGGAAGACAAGCGCAAGGCCGGCGCCCGCATCCTGTTCGAGGGTGCGCAGGGCGCGCTGCTCGACAATGACCACGGCACCTACCCATTCGTGACCTCGTCCAACACCGTCGCCGGCCAGGCCGCAGCCGGTTCGGGCCTCGGGCCCACAGCCATCGGCTATGTGCTGGGCATCACCAAGGCCTATACGACCCGCGTGGGCGAAGGCCCCTTCCCCTGCGAGCTGGACGACGAGATCGGCAAGCATCTCGCCGTGGTCGGCCGCGAAGTTGGCGTCAATACCGGCCGCCCGCGCCGCTGCGGCTGGTTCGACGCGGTACTGGTGCGCCAGACCGTCAAGACCAGCGGCATTACCGGCATTGCCCTGACCAAGCTCGACGTGCTCGACGGCCTGAAAGAGATCAAGGTCTGCGTCGGCTACGAACTGGATGGCTCACGCATTGATTATCTGCCTGCCTCAATGGGAGCACAGGCCCGCGTTAAGCCGATCTACGAGACCCTGGAAGGCTGGTCCGAGACGACCGCCGGGGCCCGTTCCTGGGCAGAACTGCCCGCCCAGGCCGTCAAATATGTGCGTTATATCGAAGAACTGATCGGCGCGCCGGTTGCCCTCTTGTCCACCAGCCCCGAACGGGCCGATACCATCCTTGTGGTTGACCCATTCCAAGACTGA
- the serA gene encoding phosphoglycerate dehydrogenase — MPKVLVSDKLSPTAVQIFKDNGVEVDYLPDLGKDKDKLFEVIGQYDGLAIRSATKVTEKILSAATNLKVVGRAGIGVDNVDIPAATKKGIIVMNTPFGNSITTAEHAIAMMFALARQLPEADASTRASKWEKNRFMGVEVTNKVLGLIGAGNIGSIVADRALGLKMKVVAFDPFLTPERAQTMGVEKVELDELLARADFITLHTPLIDATRNILNAEALAKTKKGVRIINCARGGLIDEAALYEALKSGQVAGAALDVFLEEPAQNNPLFELPNVICTPHLGASTTEAQENVALQVAEQISAYLMTGEITNALNFPSISAEEAPIITPWVKLAETLGSFAGQLTETAISGIKIEFEGTPAALNIKPMIAAAINGVLKPSLGDINMVSAPQIAKDRGIVVETTTRDQQGAYEGYIRLTVTTERQTRGLAGTLFANGKSRIIQVKDINMEAEVTPHMLYVTNEDKPGHIGRLGTILGKLGINIANFNLGRAEIGGDAIALVSIDGTLTEAQLAEIAALEGVKQAKALSF, encoded by the coding sequence ATGCCCAAAGTTCTCGTTTCGGATAAACTCAGCCCCACCGCCGTCCAGATCTTCAAGGACAATGGCGTCGAGGTGGACTACCTGCCGGACCTCGGCAAGGACAAGGACAAGCTGTTCGAGGTGATCGGCCAGTATGATGGCCTGGCCATCCGCTCGGCCACCAAGGTGACCGAAAAGATCCTCTCGGCCGCCACCAATCTCAAGGTCGTGGGCCGCGCCGGCATCGGTGTCGACAATGTCGATATTCCCGCCGCCACCAAGAAGGGCATCATCGTGATGAACACGCCCTTCGGCAATTCCATCACCACGGCCGAGCACGCCATTGCCATGATGTTCGCTTTGGCCCGCCAGCTGCCCGAGGCCGACGCGTCCACCCGCGCCAGCAAGTGGGAAAAGAACCGCTTCATGGGCGTCGAAGTCACAAACAAGGTGCTGGGCCTGATCGGCGCGGGCAATATCGGTTCGATCGTTGCCGACCGCGCCCTTGGCCTCAAGATGAAGGTCGTGGCCTTCGACCCGTTCCTCACCCCCGAACGCGCCCAGACCATGGGCGTTGAAAAGGTGGAACTGGACGAATTGCTGGCCCGCGCCGACTTCATTACCCTGCACACCCCGCTGATCGACGCCACCCGCAACATTCTCAACGCCGAAGCCCTGGCCAAGACCAAGAAGGGCGTGCGCATCATCAATTGCGCCCGTGGCGGCCTGATCGATGAAGCCGCTCTTTACGAAGCGCTCAAATCCGGCCAGGTGGCCGGTGCGGCGCTGGACGTGTTCCTCGAGGAGCCGGCCCAGAACAACCCTCTGTTCGAACTGCCCAACGTCATCTGCACGCCGCATCTGGGCGCCTCGACCACCGAAGCGCAGGAAAACGTCGCCCTGCAGGTGGCCGAGCAGATTTCAGCCTATCTGATGACCGGTGAGATCACCAATGCGCTCAACTTCCCGTCCATCTCGGCCGAGGAAGCCCCGATCATCACCCCCTGGGTCAAGCTCGCCGAAACGCTCGGCTCCTTTGCCGGCCAGCTGACCGAAACGGCCATTTCGGGCATCAAGATCGAGTTCGAGGGCACCCCGGCCGCGCTCAACATCAAGCCGATGATCGCGGCCGCCATCAATGGCGTGCTGAAGCCCTCGCTGGGCGACATCAACATGGTCTCGGCGCCGCAGATCGCCAAGGACCGCGGCATCGTGGTCGAGACCACCACCCGCGACCAGCAGGGCGCCTATGAGGGCTATATCCGCCTGACCGTGACCACCGAGCGCCAGACCCGGGGCCTGGCGGGCACCCTGTTTGCCAATGGCAAGTCGCGCATCATCCAGGTCAAGGACATCAACATGGAAGCGGAAGTCACCCCGCACATGCTCTATGTCACCAATGAGGACAAGCCGGGCCATATCGGCCGCCTGGGCACCATCCTGGGCAAGCTGGGCATCAACATCGCCAACTTCAATCTCGGCCGCGCCGAGATCGGCGGCGATGCCATCGCCCTGGTCTCCATCGACGGCACGCTGACCGAAGCGCAACTCGCCGAAATCGCCGCCCTGGAAGGCGTCAAGCAGGCCAAGGCGCTGAGTTTCTAA